TAACGGACGATACTTCTGTTGAGAAAATCTTTGCCGAAAATAAAATTGACGGTGTCATTCATTTTGCCGGATACAAAGCAGTAGGCGAATCTGTTGAACTGCCGCTTAAATATTATTCCAACAATCTGCAAAGCACGGTTGTCTTGGCGGAAGCCTGTATAAAACACGGCTGCAACAAATTTGTATTTTCTTCTTCCGCTACCGTGTACGGCGATAATGATATTCCGTTTGTTGAAACAATGGTGTTAAAGCCAACAACTAATCCGTACGGGGAAACAAAAGCAATCAACGAAAGAATTTTAACCGATACAGCAAAAGCAAACAAAGGCTTTAGCGTAACCCTGCTCCGCTATTTTAATCCTGTCGGCGCTCATGAAAGCGGACTTATCGGCGAAGACCCTCAGGGAATACCCAACAATTTAATGCCTTACATTGCAAAGGTTGCCAAAGAAACGCTGAAAGAGCTTTCAATCTTCGGAAATGACTATCCGACGCGCGACGGCACATGCATACGCGATTATATTCACGTTATGGACTTGGCGGAAGGACACGTCGCGGCACTTGCAAAAATGTCGCAGGGTGTTTCTGTCTATAATCTCGGCACAGGCAAAGGCACTTCTGTTATAGAACTTGTAACGGCATTTGAAAAAGCAAACAATCTGACAATACCAAAGAAATTTGCGCCTCGCCGCGCAGGCGACCTTGCGGAATATTACGCCGACGCGGCAAAAGCGCTGCGCGAGCTTGGCTGGAAAACAAAACACACTGTGGAAGATATGTGCAGAGATGCGTGGAGATTTGAGGAAAATAATGCCAAATAAAAAATCGCCTTATCAGCGATTTTTAAATGTTTTTATAAAAAATGCGTGAATATCCGCGCCCAAATGGCTGTTGAAAATATTCTCTTTCATCTGTTTCTTCAGCCTTTTAAAACATTCTCCCGAGTGCAGATGGACAAATTGTGATCCGGACAGTGTTTTCAGCATATTTGTAATCAGCTCGTCTTCGTTTGTACAGTAAGGCGTTTTTCTCAGGTATTTCCAATAAAGTTCGTCTAATTTCGGACGGCTGTAGGTTATCCATGGCTTGGCTCCTGACATGTGCCATATTCTCCCGGATAACTCGGTTTCTTCTGCTGTATAACGCATACTGTTAAATTTTTCTTCAAGTATTATTCTGTCTTTAGCAAATATAAAATTAAGGCAGTCCTGATCAGCAAACGTAATGCATTTGCCGTATTTTGCGTAAAACGTTTCTACCTCTTTCAAGAAATCATATTCTTCTCTCAGTTTCCTTAAGTCAATCAACAGAACACCGGCATTAAAATATTCCCCCGGTTCTATTCCAAGCATTGACCAGATTTTGCCTCTGCGTTTTGGCCATTCCTTCTTCCCTTCAAGATATTCCAGCGAATGAACGTCTCTCACAACACCGACTGCCTTTGTATGCAG
This is a stretch of genomic DNA from Candidatus Equadaptatus faecalis. It encodes these proteins:
- the galE gene encoding UDP-glucose 4-epimerase GalE; the protein is MDILVTGGAGFIGSHTVVALQQAGYDVIVADNFSNSKPSVLENIKKITGKDFKFYEADVTDDTSVEKIFAENKIDGVIHFAGYKAVGESVELPLKYYSNNLQSTVVLAEACIKHGCNKFVFSSSATVYGDNDIPFVETMVLKPTTNPYGETKAINERILTDTAKANKGFSVTLLRYFNPVGAHESGLIGEDPQGIPNNLMPYIAKVAKETLKELSIFGNDYPTRDGTCIRDYIHVMDLAEGHVAALAKMSQGVSVYNLGTGKGTSVIELVTAFEKANNLTIPKKFAPRRAGDLAEYYADAAKALRELGWKTKHTVEDMCRDAWRFEENNAK
- a CDS encoding glycosyltransferase family 8 protein; its protein translation is MDKIHVALAVCDPKGTYTQHAAVTIASMFANTKSQICVHFLHDETLTEYNRSKLTELAGNFQQVIEFVNVDSYLDESGIDISKLSTDGFKGTVFRLLLPELSSEDKMIYLDCDIVVTMDIAELWDINLHTKAVGVVRDVHSLEYLEGKKEWPKRRGKIWSMLGIEPGEYFNAGVLLIDLRKLREEYDFLKEVETFYAKYGKCITFADQDCLNFIFAKDRIILEEKFNSMRYTAEETELSGRIWHMSGAKPWITYSRPKLDELYWKYLRKTPYCTNEDELITNMLKTLSGSQFVHLHSGECFKRLKKQMKENIFNSHLGADIHAFFIKTFKNR